CCGCGCATGGGAAGCCGTCGCGATCGCGGTGGGGCTGTCGTTCATCGCGTTCCTGCTGATCCTGCCGCTCAATACGCTGACCAAGGAATTGTCCGTCGTCGCGCTGTTCGTCGCCGGCTCCTACCCGTTCATGAAGCGCTTCTTCGCGATTCCGCAGGCGTATCTGGGCATCGCGTTCGGCTTCGGCATCCCGATGGCGTTCGCGGCCGTGCAGGACACGGTGCCGATGCTGGCGTGGGTGATGCTGGTCGCGAACATCTTCTGGTCGGTCGCGTACGACACCGAATATGCGATGGTCGATCGCGACGACGACATCAAGATCGGCATCCGCACGTCCGCGCTGACGTTCGGCCGTTTCGACGTCGCGGCCGTGATGGCGTGCTACGCGGCGACGCTCGGCATCTACGTGTGGATCGGCGTGACGCTCGGCTTCGGCCTCGCGTACTGGGTGGGCTGGGCGGCGGCGGTCGGCTGCGCGCTCTATCACTACACGCTGATCAAGGATCGCGAACGGATGCCGTGCTTCGCGGCGTTTCGCCACAACAACTGGCTGGGCGGCGTGCTGTTCGCGG
This DNA window, taken from Burkholderia cenocepacia, encodes the following:
- the ubiA gene encoding 4-hydroxybenzoate octaprenyltransferase, translating into MLARFPLYLRLVRMDKPIGSLLLLWPTLNALWIASDGRPRWPLLVIFTLGTLLMRSAGCAMNDYADRDFDRHVKRTADRPLTSGKIRAWEAVAIAVGLSFIAFLLILPLNTLTKELSVVALFVAGSYPFMKRFFAIPQAYLGIAFGFGIPMAFAAVQDTVPMLAWVMLVANIFWSVAYDTEYAMVDRDDDIKIGIRTSALTFGRFDVAAVMACYAATLGIYVWIGVTLGFGLAYWVGWAAAVGCALYHYTLIKDRERMPCFAAFRHNNWLGGVLFAGIAAHYLLAGN